Proteins encoded in a region of the Clostridium beijerinckii genome:
- the rpe gene encoding ribulose-phosphate 3-epimerase, whose translation MVKIAPSILSADFSKLGEDIERIDKGGADFIHIDVMDGSFVPNISFGLPVIKSIRNRTKKVFDVHLMINNPSNYIDAFIEAGADIITIHHEADKHIDRTINYIKSKGKKAAVSLNPGTPTSVLKDLIPSLDMVLIMSVNPGFGGQKFIPYSLDKIREIKALSDRLNPELLIEVDGGIDKTNVKEVIEAGANVIVAGSAVFNGGEIDENIKALRG comes from the coding sequence ATGGTAAAGATTGCACCATCAATATTATCAGCGGATTTTTCAAAGTTAGGAGAGGACATAGAAAGAATAGATAAAGGAGGAGCAGATTTTATTCATATAGATGTAATGGATGGATCTTTTGTTCCTAATATATCTTTTGGTTTACCAGTTATAAAATCTATTAGAAATAGAACAAAGAAGGTATTTGACGTTCATTTAATGATAAATAATCCATCAAATTACATAGATGCTTTTATAGAGGCTGGGGCTGATATAATTACAATTCATCATGAGGCAGATAAACATATAGATAGGACAATTAATTATATTAAGTCAAAAGGAAAAAAAGCAGCGGTTTCTTTAAATCCAGGAACTCCAACAAGCGTATTGAAAGATTTAATACCAAGTTTAGATATGGTCTTGATAATGTCTGTTAATCCGGGATTTGGAGGACAAAAATTTATACCTTATTCTTTAGATAAGATTAGAGAGATAAAAGCACTTAGCGATAGATTGAACCCAGAGCTTTTAATAGAAGTTGATGGTGGTATTGATAAGACAAATGTTAAAGAGGTTATAGAAGCAGGTGCAAATGTCATTGTTGCAGGTTCAGCAGTATTTAATGGTGGGGAAATTGATGAGAATATAAAAGCTCTAAGGGGGTAA
- a CDS encoding thiamine diphosphokinase: MNVAIVSGGNPPSEKLLKKYISEVEFIIAADKGSECLYKYNIIPDLLLGDFDSAKKEILDNMKLKVKEVLEFRPEKDYTDTEIAVMEAIKRGAEKIYLFGATGTRMDHTLGNIGLMLTTKKKGANLEILDDNNRLYLGENKMRLYGKYGENISFHALSDKVSKLEISGGKYNLPSYDLGLLDPRAICNEFIDTPIDITYEEGELLVIHSID; the protein is encoded by the coding sequence TTGAACGTTGCAATTGTAAGTGGAGGAAACCCACCTTCAGAGAAGTTACTAAAGAAATATATTAGTGAAGTTGAATTTATAATAGCAGCTGATAAGGGAAGTGAATGTCTTTATAAGTATAATATTATTCCAGACTTGCTTTTAGGTGATTTTGACTCTGCCAAAAAGGAAATTTTGGATAATATGAAGTTAAAGGTTAAGGAAGTCTTAGAATTTCGACCAGAGAAAGATTATACTGATACTGAAATTGCAGTTATGGAAGCGATAAAAAGAGGCGCAGAAAAGATATATTTATTCGGGGCGACTGGAACTAGAATGGATCATACACTAGGAAATATAGGACTTATGCTAACTACGAAAAAAAAAGGTGCTAATTTAGAAATATTAGATGATAATAATAGGCTTTATCTTGGAGAAAATAAAATGAGGTTATACGGAAAATATGGTGAAAATATATCATTTCATGCATTGAGCGATAAAGTAAGCAAACTTGAAATTAGTGGTGGTAAGTACAATCTACCAAGTTATGATTTGGGCTTGTTAGATCCACGAGCTATATGTAATGAATTTATTGATACACCAATAGATATAACTTATGAAGAAGGGGAGTTATTAGTTATTCATTCCATAGACTAA
- the rpmB gene encoding 50S ribosomal protein L28, with amino-acid sequence MARRCEICDKGVVAGVSYSHSHRQSKRTWAPNIKKVKALVNGTPKTVHVCTRCLRSGKVQRAI; translated from the coding sequence ATGGCAAGAAGATGCGAAATTTGTGATAAGGGTGTTGTAGCTGGAGTAAGCTATAGCCATTCACATCGTCAATCAAAGAGAACTTGGGCTCCTAACATAAAGAAAGTAAAAGCTTTAGTTAACGGAACACCAAAAACTGTTCATGTATGTACAAGATGCCTTAGATCTGGAAAGGTTCAAAGAGCAATATAA
- a CDS encoding Asp23/Gls24 family envelope stress response protein, which produces MVGFSNENGNINYSEEVIAKIVGLSTMECYGVVGMVSRNASEGFWELIGIENFGKGVKIQLTSEKKLQIELFVMVEYGTKISVISNNIIQKVRYSVENYTGLKVSSITVNVQAVRV; this is translated from the coding sequence ATGGTTGGATTTTCAAACGAAAATGGTAATATAAATTATTCAGAGGAAGTTATAGCAAAAATTGTTGGATTATCCACAATGGAATGTTATGGAGTAGTTGGAATGGTTTCTAGAAATGCCAGTGAAGGCTTTTGGGAACTTATTGGTATAGAAAATTTTGGCAAAGGTGTAAAGATACAGCTAACAAGCGAGAAAAAATTACAAATAGAATTGTTTGTGATGGTTGAATACGGAACAAAGATATCGGTTATATCTAATAATATAATTCAAAAAGTACGTTATAGTGTTGAAAACTATACAGGACTTAAGGTGTCATCTATAACAGTAAATGTGCAAGCGGTTAGAGTTTAG
- a CDS encoding DAK2 domain-containing protein, with product MEYTKINGHDFYNMVVNASNKLLEQSDFVNALNVFPVPDGDTGTNMSMTFKAAVKEIEGMDTYSIGEISKKLAKGALMGARGNSGVILSQILRGFSKGLEGKKEVDIKEFAVAFSEGSKSAYKAVMRPTEGTILSVIRAAAEAAVSSDAKDMVAFMEEITVKSKEMLDRTPELLPALKKAKVVDSGGMGLYIILRGMFEALKNDIKAELSDMKISDANGTLAKATEEIDIKFGYCTEFIILGDAKRAQDFQNEIESLGDSMIVVGYDDVIKVHIHTNDPGLVLSKAVAIGELSKIKIDNMREEHRELLISTKGLTENSSEDEGVDSEKKKYGFITVAMGDGISNIFKDLGIDYVIEGGQTMNPSTQDILDAVEKINAEHIFIMPNNKNIIMAANQAAEISSKNILVVPTTTIPQGIACATMFNYDSEVEENFTNLKDTIEVVKTGSVTYAVRDTEIDGIDIKQGNMLGLVEGKIKEVGEDKKVVAGKVLEDMIDDESELITVYYGEDVSDEDANEFEAELQEKYEDLDIQFYKGNQPLYYFLISVE from the coding sequence ATGGAATATACAAAGATAAATGGCCATGATTTTTATAACATGGTTGTGAACGCTAGCAATAAATTGCTAGAGCAGAGTGATTTCGTAAATGCACTTAACGTATTTCCTGTTCCAGATGGAGATACTGGAACTAATATGTCTATGACGTTTAAGGCGGCAGTTAAGGAAATAGAAGGTATGGATACTTATTCTATAGGAGAAATATCAAAAAAATTAGCTAAAGGTGCTTTAATGGGAGCCAGGGGGAATTCTGGCGTTATATTATCGCAAATTCTTAGAGGTTTTTCTAAAGGCCTAGAAGGAAAAAAAGAAGTAGATATTAAAGAGTTTGCAGTAGCGTTTTCAGAAGGATCAAAGTCGGCATATAAGGCGGTAATGAGACCTACTGAAGGTACTATACTTTCTGTAATTAGAGCCGCTGCTGAAGCGGCAGTGTCATCTGATGCTAAGGATATGGTTGCCTTTATGGAAGAGATAACAGTTAAATCAAAAGAAATGTTAGATAGAACTCCAGAATTATTGCCGGCACTAAAAAAGGCTAAAGTGGTTGATTCTGGTGGAATGGGGCTTTATATTATACTTCGAGGTATGTTTGAAGCATTGAAAAATGATATTAAAGCTGAATTAAGCGATATGAAAATAAGTGATGCAAATGGTACTTTAGCTAAAGCTACAGAGGAAATTGATATAAAGTTTGGGTATTGTACTGAATTTATAATACTTGGTGATGCTAAACGTGCGCAAGATTTCCAAAATGAGATAGAGAGCCTTGGAGATTCCATGATAGTTGTTGGATATGATGATGTTATAAAAGTGCACATACATACTAATGATCCTGGATTAGTCTTATCAAAGGCAGTTGCTATAGGGGAATTATCAAAGATAAAGATTGATAATATGAGAGAAGAGCATAGAGAGTTATTAATAAGCACTAAGGGATTAACAGAAAATTCATCTGAAGACGAAGGTGTCGATAGTGAAAAGAAAAAGTACGGCTTTATAACAGTTGCTATGGGAGATGGAATTTCAAATATCTTTAAGGACTTAGGAATAGATTATGTCATTGAAGGTGGTCAGACAATGAATCCATCTACTCAGGATATTTTAGATGCTGTTGAGAAAATAAATGCTGAACATATTTTTATCATGCCAAATAATAAGAATATAATTATGGCAGCGAATCAGGCGGCAGAAATATCAAGTAAAAATATATTAGTAGTACCTACAACAACTATTCCTCAAGGAATAGCATGTGCCACAATGTTTAACTATGATTCTGAAGTTGAAGAAAATTTCACTAATTTAAAGGATACAATTGAAGTAGTTAAAACTGGTTCGGTGACATACGCAGTCCGTGATACAGAAATTGATGGAATAGATATTAAACAAGGAAATATGTTAGGACTTGTAGAAGGTAAAATAAAAGAGGTAGGCGAAGACAAGAAGGTTGTTGCCGGTAAAGTTCTAGAAGATATGATAGATGATGAAAGTGAACTTATTACTGTATATTATGGTGAAGATGTAAGTGATGAAGATGCAAATGAATTTGAAGCTGAGCTACAAGAAAAGTACGAAGACTTAGATATTCAATTTTATAAAGGAAATCAACCACTATATTACTTTTTAATATCAGTAGAATAA
- the recG gene encoding ATP-dependent DNA helicase RecG — protein MVRAPNARCSYYLRRKRRALDIYSNISTLKGVGPKATEKLNRCGIFNILDILLYFPRDYEFVDSNVEFENITGEDKQILKCKVIRFRSDVKTKTGKLLTTVEFDYNGHKVSGKWFNQRYIKNSFKIGEIYNLMGKFKRIGNTLEVVNPMVTCEEAISNEIIPKYPLKGDISNKLFEKLINEILSKMTVKENLPQNILDKYSLISLNEAIRGVHFPDNKEVLENAIIRLKFQELFTYSLKLLLLKNKIKKNKNGILFQWVDELSLFKEKLPFPLTNAQTRVIREILRDQKSNSSMNRLIQGDVGSGKTIIALIAIFNVIKNGYQCAFMAPTEILANQHFEEARKVYDEFNIEIELLTGTTSAKEKQRIKERIKTKEPILVIGTHALFQDDVEFGKLGLIVTDEQHRFGVEQRSKLINKGKRADCLVMTATPIPRTLALYLYSDLDVSIIDELPPGRKKIDTRFYADNQRDIAYDLAYDEIKKGRQVYIVCPLIEEDEKEELNSVETLYDKLTSGIFKELKVEILHGKMKGSEKDEIIKRFKNNEVNVLISTTVIEVGVNVPNASVMIVENAERFGLSQLHQLRGRVGRGQYSSYCILIAKAKSNVTKKRMQIMTECSDGFLISEKDLELRGAGEMFGKKQSGDEGFVLANLYDDMKILRCAKLEANNILQNEFEVNREIINELSKNLEKSSKYICFN, from the coding sequence ATAGTAAGGGCACCTAATGCTAGGTGCTCTTATTATTTAAGGAGGAAGAGAAGGGCTTTGGATATATATAGCAATATTTCAACATTAAAAGGAGTAGGCCCAAAGGCCACAGAAAAATTAAATAGATGTGGAATTTTTAATATATTAGATATTCTGTTATATTTTCCAAGAGATTATGAATTTGTAGATAGTAATGTGGAATTTGAAAATATTACAGGAGAAGACAAGCAGATTTTAAAGTGTAAAGTCATTAGATTTAGAAGCGATGTAAAAACTAAAACTGGTAAATTATTAACAACTGTAGAATTTGATTATAATGGACACAAAGTATCTGGAAAGTGGTTTAATCAAAGGTATATAAAAAACTCCTTTAAAATAGGAGAAATATATAATTTGATGGGGAAATTTAAAAGGATAGGAAATACTTTAGAGGTGGTTAATCCTATGGTCACATGTGAAGAAGCTATTTCGAATGAGATTATACCTAAATATCCTCTAAAAGGTGATATAAGCAATAAATTGTTTGAAAAATTAATTAATGAAATTTTGTCCAAGATGACAGTTAAGGAGAATTTACCACAAAATATATTAGATAAGTATTCTTTAATTTCATTAAATGAAGCTATTAGAGGCGTCCATTTTCCTGATAATAAGGAAGTGCTGGAAAACGCTATAATAAGACTTAAATTTCAGGAATTATTTACATATTCACTAAAGTTACTACTTCTTAAAAATAAAATTAAGAAAAACAAAAATGGTATACTTTTTCAGTGGGTAGATGAACTTAGCTTATTTAAAGAGAAGTTACCATTTCCTCTTACTAATGCTCAAACAAGAGTTATACGTGAAATATTGAGAGATCAAAAATCAAATTCATCAATGAATAGACTTATACAAGGAGATGTTGGAAGTGGAAAGACAATAATTGCACTTATAGCTATTTTTAATGTGATCAAAAATGGTTATCAATGTGCATTTATGGCTCCAACAGAGATTCTTGCAAATCAACACTTTGAAGAAGCAAGGAAAGTTTATGATGAATTTAACATAGAAATTGAATTACTAACAGGAACAACTTCAGCAAAAGAAAAGCAGAGGATCAAAGAAAGAATTAAAACTAAAGAACCAATTTTAGTGATAGGAACTCATGCACTTTTCCAAGATGATGTGGAATTTGGAAAGCTAGGGCTTATAGTAACCGATGAGCAGCATAGGTTTGGTGTTGAGCAAAGGAGTAAACTTATAAACAAGGGAAAAAGGGCTGATTGTTTAGTTATGACAGCGACTCCAATTCCAAGAACGTTGGCGTTATACTTATATTCAGATCTTGATGTATCTATAATTGATGAGCTACCACCTGGAAGAAAGAAAATAGATACTAGATTTTATGCTGATAATCAAAGAGATATAGCTTATGATTTGGCATACGATGAAATAAAAAAAGGTCGCCAAGTGTATATTGTATGTCCTCTTATTGAGGAGGATGAAAAAGAGGAGTTAAATTCGGTAGAAACTTTGTATGATAAACTTACCAGTGGAATCTTTAAGGAATTAAAAGTTGAGATACTTCATGGAAAAATGAAAGGCTCTGAAAAAGATGAAATAATAAAAAGGTTCAAGAATAATGAAGTTAACGTTCTAATATCAACAACTGTTATTGAGGTAGGTGTTAATGTTCCTAATGCATCTGTAATGATTGTTGAAAATGCAGAAAGATTTGGACTGTCACAGTTACATCAATTAAGAGGAAGAGTTGGAAGAGGTCAGTATTCATCTTATTGTATATTAATAGCAAAGGCTAAAAGTAATGTGACTAAAAAAAGGATGCAGATAATGACAGAATGTAGTGATGGATTTTTAATATCAGAAAAAGATTTAGAACTCAGAGGCGCAGGAGAGATGTTTGGTAAGAAACAAAGTGGTGATGAAGGATTTGTACTTGCAAATCTTTATGATGATATGAAGATTTTAAGATGTGCTAAATTAGAGGCGAATAACATTTTACAAAACGAATTTGAGGTAAATAGAGAAATAATCAATGAACTTAGTAAAAATTTGGAAAAAAGTAGTAAATATATATGCTTTAATTAA
- the rsmD gene encoding 16S rRNA (guanine(966)-N(2))-methyltransferase RsmD, giving the protein MRIIAGKARGHKLIPPATMETRPTLDRVKEAMFSSIQMYIPEAVVVDVFAGTGSLGLEAASRGASEVYLFDKSSVTFPLLKENVESLKFQDFCFPMNIDAYEGLKNLAKKGKKFDIIFIDPPYCKEMIPEAMKIVKDNEILKNDGIIVTKIDTIEEIYEGYKDIKLTKSKKYGNTTVCYYKHEEK; this is encoded by the coding sequence TTGAGAATAATAGCAGGAAAAGCAAGAGGACATAAATTAATACCTCCAGCTACAATGGAAACAAGACCTACGCTAGATAGAGTTAAAGAGGCTATGTTTAGTTCTATTCAAATGTATATACCAGAAGCAGTAGTTGTAGACGTTTTTGCTGGAACAGGAAGCCTTGGATTGGAAGCAGCGAGCAGAGGGGCAAGTGAAGTTTATTTATTTGATAAAAGCTCTGTGACTTTTCCTTTGTTGAAGGAAAATGTAGAAAGCCTTAAATTTCAAGACTTCTGTTTTCCTATGAATATAGATGCTTATGAAGGCTTAAAGAATCTTGCGAAGAAGGGAAAGAAATTTGACATAATATTTATTGATCCACCTTATTGCAAAGAAATGATTCCAGAAGCCATGAAAATTGTTAAGGATAATGAAATTTTAAAAAATGATGGAATAATAGTTACTAAAATAGATACTATTGAAGAAATTTATGAAGGGTATAAAGATATAAAATTAACAAAAAGTAAGAAGTATGGAAATACAACAGTATGTTATTACAAGCATGAGGAGAAGTAA
- the coaD gene encoding pantetheine-phosphate adenylyltransferase: MRVAVYPGSFDPITNGHLDIIKRGAKVFDKVIVAVLVNVDKKYLFESSERVELIKRVTRDIGNVEIRSFDGLLVNFLKECKTNIILKGLRTASDFEYEFQMAFINKELDHDTETVCMMSSSKNIHISSSTVKQVARFGGDISGLVPNEIISDIMSRINL; this comes from the coding sequence ATGAGAGTTGCAGTGTACCCTGGAAGCTTTGATCCCATAACTAATGGACATCTCGATATTATAAAAAGAGGAGCAAAGGTTTTTGATAAAGTAATAGTTGCAGTATTAGTTAATGTTGATAAGAAGTATCTTTTTGAAAGCAGCGAAAGAGTTGAACTTATAAAAAGAGTGACAAGAGATATTGGGAATGTTGAAATAAGAAGCTTTGATGGGCTTTTGGTTAATTTTCTAAAAGAATGTAAGACTAATATAATATTAAAAGGATTAAGAACGGCTTCTGATTTTGAGTATGAATTTCAAATGGCGTTTATTAATAAAGAATTAGATCATGATACTGAAACTGTATGTATGATGTCATCATCTAAAAATATACATATTAGTTCCTCAACTGTTAAGCAGGTGGCAAGGTTTGGGGGAGATATTAGCGGGCTTGTTCCCAATGAAATTATTTCAGATATAATGTCCAGAATAAATCTATAA
- a CDS encoding ATPase has protein sequence MEKMEVNIIELLEYLQDLVENSPKVPMSGKVMIDKREVVDVIDQIINYMPDQFKKAEWVMNERERILNEAKKEYDSVRKETMTMMRQNIENHDIVREAKGRAQEIIASAQREAKAIRLGSRDYSDEILTQLDQELEEHKIKLIKSLQESFEVVAKEIDTNLTGTCDVIKENIKELRSMKK, from the coding sequence ATGGAAAAGATGGAGGTAAATATAATAGAATTATTAGAGTATTTACAAGACTTGGTGGAAAATTCACCTAAAGTACCAATGAGCGGTAAAGTTATGATAGATAAAAGAGAAGTTGTTGATGTAATAGATCAAATAATTAACTATATGCCTGATCAATTTAAAAAGGCTGAGTGGGTTATGAATGAGAGAGAAAGAATTCTTAATGAAGCTAAAAAAGAGTATGATTCTGTTAGAAAAGAAACAATGACTATGATGAGACAGAATATCGAGAATCACGATATAGTAAGGGAAGCCAAAGGAAGAGCTCAAGAAATTATAGCCTCAGCACAGAGAGAGGCCAAGGCTATAAGATTAGGATCTAGAGATTATTCTGATGAAATATTAACGCAATTAGATCAAGAGCTAGAAGAACACAAAATAAAATTAATAAAGAGTCTTCAAGAAAGTTTTGAAGTAGTAGCTAAAGAGATAGATACAAATTTAACTGGTACATGCGATGTTATAAAAGAGAACATTAAAGAATTACGCAGCATGAAAAAATAA